In a single window of the Chionomys nivalis chromosome 11, mChiNiv1.1, whole genome shotgun sequence genome:
- the Mib2 gene encoding E3 ubiquitin-protein ligase MIB2 isoform X4: MDLDPHAGVQVGMRVVRGTDWKWGQQDGGEGGVGTVVELGRHGSPSTPDRTVVVQWDQGTRTNYRAGYQGAHDLLLYDNAQIGIRHPNIICDCCKKHGLRGMRWKCRVCFDYDLCTQCYMHNKHDLTHAFERYETSHSRPVSLSPRQGLPRIPLRGIFQGAKVVRGPDWEWGSQDGGEGKTGRVVDIRGWDVETGRSVASVTWADGTTNVYRVGHKGKVDLKCVGEAAGGFYYKEHLPKLGKPAELQRRVSVDGQPFQRGDKVKCLLDTDVLRDMQEGHGGWNPRMAEMGTVHRITDRGDVRVQFNHETRWTFHPGALTKHNSFWVGDVVRVIDDLDTVKRLQAGHGEWTDDMAPALGRVGKVLKVFGDGNLRVAVGGQRWTFSPSCLVAYRPEEDTNLDVAERARENRSSLSVALDKLRTQKSDPEHPGRLVVEAALGNVARALDLLRRHPEQVDTKNQGRTALQVAAYLGQVELVQLLLQARASVDLLDDEGNTALHYAALGNQPEATRVLLSAGCGVDARNGTRSTALHVAVQRGFLEVVKTLCERGCDVNLPDAHADTPLHSAISAGAGASSIVEVLTEVPGIDVTATNSQGFTLLHHASLKGHVLAVRKILARARQLVDAKKEDGFTALHLAALNDHREVAQVLIREGRCDVNVRNRKLQSPLHLAVQQAHVGLVPLLVDAGCSVNTEDEEGDTALHVALQRHQLLPLVSDRAGGDPGPLQLLSRLQASGLPGSTELTVGAAVACFLALEGADVSYANHRGRSPLDLATEGRVLKALQGCAQRFRERQAGGGGGVPPGPRHVLSTPNTVTNLHVSGTAGPEAAECLVCSELALLVLFSPCQHRTVCEECARRMKKCIRCQVAISKKLRSDGSEVVNTIQVPGPPRQLVEELQSRYRQMEERITCPICIDSHIRLVFQCGHGACAPCGAALTACPICRQPIRDRIQIFV; the protein is encoded by the exons ATGGACCTGGACCCCCACGCAGGTGTGCAGGTGGGCATGCGTGTGGTACGCGGAACAGACTGGAAGTGGGGCCAGCAGGACGGCGGTGAGGGCGGTGTGGGCACCGTGGTGGAGCTTGGCCGCCATGGCAGCCCCTCCACCCCCGACCGTACAGTTGTTGTCCAGTGGGACCAGGGCACACGTACCAACTATCGAGCCGGCTACCAAGGTGCCCACGACCTGCTGCTATACGACAACGCCCAGATCG GTATCCGTCACCCCAACATCATCTGTGACTGCTGCAAGAAACACGGGCTTCGCGGCATGCGTTGGAAGTGCCGCGTCTGCTTTGACTATGACCTTTGTACGCAGTGCTACATGCACAACAAACACGACCTCACCCACGCCTTCGAGCGCTACGAGACATCCCACTCACGCCC GGTCTCACTGAGTCCCCGACAGGGACTCCCTCGAATCCCACTGAGGGGCATCTTTCAGGGAGCAAAAGTGGTCCGAGGCCCTGACTGGGAATGGGGCTCCCAAGATG GTGGGGAAGGGAAGACAGGCCGCGTGGTGGACATCCGTGgctgggatgtggagacaggccGAAGTGTGGCCAGCGTGACGTGGGCAGATGGAACCACCAACGTGTACCGCGTGGGCCACAAGGGCAAGGTGGACCTCAAGTGTGTTGGGGAGGCGGCCGGCGGCTTTTACTACAAGGAGCACCTCCCGAAGCTCG GCAAACCAGCAGAGCTTCAGCGCAGGGTGAGTGTCGATGGCCAGCCCTTCCAGCGTGGGGACAAGGTCAAGTGTCTGCTGGACACAGACGTCCTAAGGGACATGCAAGAAGGCCACGGTGGCTGGAACCCTAGGATGGCGGAG ATGGGCACCGTGCACCGCATCACAGACCGTGGGGACGTGCGCGTGCAGTTCAACCACGAGACCCGCTGGACCTTCCACCCTGGGGCTCTCACCAAG CACAACAGCTTCTGGGTGGGTGATGTGGTCCGGGTCATCGATGACCTTGACACTGTGAAGCGACTCCAGGCTGGACATGGCGAATGGACGGATGACATGGCTCCC GCCCTGGGCCGCGTGGGGAAAGTGCTGAAGGTGTTTGGAGACGGAAACTTGCGTGTGGCAGTCGGCGGTCAACGGTGGACCTTTAGCCCCTCCTGCCTAGTGGCCTACCGGCCCGAGGAAGACACCAACTTGGACGTGGCTGAGCGTGCCAGAGAGAACAGAA GCTCACTGAGTGTGGCCCTGGACAAGCTCCGGACCCAGAAGAGTGACCCAGAGCATCCAGGGAGGCTGGTAGTAGAGGCTGCACTGGGAAATGTAGCCCGGGCTCTGGATCTACTGCGAAGGCACCCGGAGCAG GTGGACACCAAGAACCAGGGCAGGACCGCCCTACAGGTGGCTGCTTACCTGGGCCAGGTAGAGCTGGTGCAGCTGCTGCTGCAGGCAAGGGCAAGTGTGGACCTCCTGGACGATGAGGGCAACACTGCGCTCCACTACGCAGCTCTGGG GAACCAGCCTGAGGCCACAAGAGTGCTCCTGAGTGCAGGATGTGGGGTTGATGCTCGAAATGGCACACGCAGCACAGCCCTGCATGTGGCTGTGCAGAGGGGCTTCCTAGAGGTGGTAAAGACCTTGTGTGAGCGTGGTTGTGATGTCAACTTGCCG GATGCCCACGCGGACACGCCCCTGCATTCTGCCATCTCTGCAGGTGCCGGTGCCAGCAGCATTGTTGAAGTCCTCACCGAGGTGCCTGGTATCGATGTCACTGCTACCAATAGCCAGGGCTTTACATTGCTGCACCATGCGTCCCTCAAGGGCCATGTGCT GGCAGTCAGAAAGATTCTGGCACGGGCACGGCAGCTGGTGGATGCCAAGAAGGAGGATGGCTTCACCGCACTGCACCTGGCAGCTCTCAATGACCACCGTGAGGTGGCCCAGGTCCTAATCCGAGAG GGCCGTTGCGATGTGAACGTGCGCAACCGGAAGCTTCAGTCTCCGCTGCATCTGGCTGTGCAGCAGGCCCACGTGGGGCTGGTTCCGCTGCTGGTGGATGCTGGCTGCAGCGTCAACACTGAGGATGAGGAGGGAGACACAGCCCTGCACGTCGCCCTGCAGCGGCACCAGCTGTTGCCCTTGGTGTCTGACAGGGCTGGGGGGGACCCAGGGCCCTTGCAGCTGCTGTCGAGG CTACAGGCCTCAGGCCTCCCAGGCAGCACAGAGTTGACCGTAGGCGCAGCAGTGGCCTGCTTCTTGGCACTGGAGGGTGCTGACGTGAGCTACGCAAACCACCGTGGCAGGAGCCCACTGGACCTGGCCACGGAAGGCCGAGTGCTCAAGGCTTTGCAGGGCTGTGCCCAGCGCTTCCG GGAGCGACAGGCAGGTGGCGGTGGGGGTGTGCCCCCGGGCCCCCGGCACGTGCTGAGCACCCCTAACACCGTGACGAACCTGCATGTGTCTGGCACGGCAGGGCCAGAAGCTGCCGAGTGCTTGGTGTGCTCGGAGCTGGCACTGCTGGTTCTGTTCTCGCCGTGTCAGCATCGCACCGTGTGTGAGG AGTGCGCTCGGAGGATGAAGAAGTGCATCAGGTGCCAGGTGGCCATCAGCAAGAAGCTGCGCTCAG atggctcagaggtggtAAACACCATTCAGGTACCCGGTCCTCCTCGGCAGCTGGTGGAGGAGCTCCAGAGCCGCTACCGGCAGATGGAGGAGCGCATCACCTGCCCCATCTGCATCGACAGCCACATCCGCCTAGTGTTCCAGTGCGGCCACGGGGCATGCGCGCCCTGTGGCGCCGCGCTCACCGCCTGCCCCATCTGCCGCCAGCCCATCCGCGACCGCATTCAGATCTTCGTGTGA
- the Mib2 gene encoding E3 ubiquitin-protein ligase MIB2 isoform X5 produces the protein MDLDPHAGVQVGMRVVRGTDWKWGQQDGGEGGVGTVVELGRHGSPSTPDRTVVVQWDQGTRTNYRAGYQGAHDLLLYDNAQIGIRHPNIICDCCKKHGLRGMRWKCRVCFDYDLCTQCYMHNKHDLTHAFERYETSHSRPVSLSPRQGLPRIPLRGIFQGAKVVRGPDWEWGSQDGGEGKTGRVVDIRGWDVETGRSVASVTWADGTTNVYRVGHKGKVDLKCVGEAAGGFYYKEHLPKLGKPAELQRRVSVDGQPFQRGDKVKCLLDTDVLRDMQEGHGGWNPRMAEHNSFWVGDVVRVIDDLDTVKRLQAGHGEWTDDMAPALGRVGKVLKVFGDGNLRVAVGGQRWTFSPSCLVAYRPEEDTNLDVAERARENRSAASASVAGGRKGSPWPALTSTLPPGSLSVALDKLRTQKSDPEHPGRLVVEAALGNVARALDLLRRHPEQVDTKNQGRTALQVAAYLGQVELVQLLLQARASVDLLDDEGNTALHYAALGNQPEATRVLLSAGCGVDARNGTRSTALHVAVQRGFLEVVKTLCERGCDVNLPDAHADTPLHSAISAGAGASSIVEVLTEVPGIDVTATNSQGFTLLHHASLKGHVLAVRKILARARQLVDAKKEDGFTALHLAALNDHREVAQVLIREGRCDVNVRNRKLQSPLHLAVQQAHVGLVPLLVDAGCSVNTEDEEGDTALHVALQRHQLLPLVSDRAGGDPGPLQLLSRLQASGLPGSTELTVGAAVACFLALEGADVSYANHRGRSPLDLATEGRVLKALQGCAQRFRERQAGGGGGVPPGPRHVLSTPNTVTNLHVSGTAGPEAAECLVCSELALLVLFSPCQHRTVCEECARRMKKCIRCQVAISKKLRSDGSEVVNTIQVPGPPRQLVEELQSRYRQMEERITCPICIDSHIRLVFQCGHGACAPCGAALTACPICRQPIRDRIQIFV, from the exons ATGGACCTGGACCCCCACGCAGGTGTGCAGGTGGGCATGCGTGTGGTACGCGGAACAGACTGGAAGTGGGGCCAGCAGGACGGCGGTGAGGGCGGTGTGGGCACCGTGGTGGAGCTTGGCCGCCATGGCAGCCCCTCCACCCCCGACCGTACAGTTGTTGTCCAGTGGGACCAGGGCACACGTACCAACTATCGAGCCGGCTACCAAGGTGCCCACGACCTGCTGCTATACGACAACGCCCAGATCG GTATCCGTCACCCCAACATCATCTGTGACTGCTGCAAGAAACACGGGCTTCGCGGCATGCGTTGGAAGTGCCGCGTCTGCTTTGACTATGACCTTTGTACGCAGTGCTACATGCACAACAAACACGACCTCACCCACGCCTTCGAGCGCTACGAGACATCCCACTCACGCCC GGTCTCACTGAGTCCCCGACAGGGACTCCCTCGAATCCCACTGAGGGGCATCTTTCAGGGAGCAAAAGTGGTCCGAGGCCCTGACTGGGAATGGGGCTCCCAAGATG GTGGGGAAGGGAAGACAGGCCGCGTGGTGGACATCCGTGgctgggatgtggagacaggccGAAGTGTGGCCAGCGTGACGTGGGCAGATGGAACCACCAACGTGTACCGCGTGGGCCACAAGGGCAAGGTGGACCTCAAGTGTGTTGGGGAGGCGGCCGGCGGCTTTTACTACAAGGAGCACCTCCCGAAGCTCG GCAAACCAGCAGAGCTTCAGCGCAGGGTGAGTGTCGATGGCCAGCCCTTCCAGCGTGGGGACAAGGTCAAGTGTCTGCTGGACACAGACGTCCTAAGGGACATGCAAGAAGGCCACGGTGGCTGGAACCCTAGGATGGCGGAG CACAACAGCTTCTGGGTGGGTGATGTGGTCCGGGTCATCGATGACCTTGACACTGTGAAGCGACTCCAGGCTGGACATGGCGAATGGACGGATGACATGGCTCCC GCCCTGGGCCGCGTGGGGAAAGTGCTGAAGGTGTTTGGAGACGGAAACTTGCGTGTGGCAGTCGGCGGTCAACGGTGGACCTTTAGCCCCTCCTGCCTAGTGGCCTACCGGCCCGAGGAAGACACCAACTTGGACGTGGCTGAGCGTGCCAGAGAGAACAGAAGTGCGGCATCAGCCTCAGTGGCCGGTGGGAGGAAGGGCAGCCCCTGGCCGGCACTTACCTCAACCCTGCCCCCAGGCTCACTGAGTGTGGCCCTGGACAAGCTCCGGACCCAGAAGAGTGACCCAGAGCATCCAGGGAGGCTGGTAGTAGAGGCTGCACTGGGAAATGTAGCCCGGGCTCTGGATCTACTGCGAAGGCACCCGGAGCAG GTGGACACCAAGAACCAGGGCAGGACCGCCCTACAGGTGGCTGCTTACCTGGGCCAGGTAGAGCTGGTGCAGCTGCTGCTGCAGGCAAGGGCAAGTGTGGACCTCCTGGACGATGAGGGCAACACTGCGCTCCACTACGCAGCTCTGGG GAACCAGCCTGAGGCCACAAGAGTGCTCCTGAGTGCAGGATGTGGGGTTGATGCTCGAAATGGCACACGCAGCACAGCCCTGCATGTGGCTGTGCAGAGGGGCTTCCTAGAGGTGGTAAAGACCTTGTGTGAGCGTGGTTGTGATGTCAACTTGCCG GATGCCCACGCGGACACGCCCCTGCATTCTGCCATCTCTGCAGGTGCCGGTGCCAGCAGCATTGTTGAAGTCCTCACCGAGGTGCCTGGTATCGATGTCACTGCTACCAATAGCCAGGGCTTTACATTGCTGCACCATGCGTCCCTCAAGGGCCATGTGCT GGCAGTCAGAAAGATTCTGGCACGGGCACGGCAGCTGGTGGATGCCAAGAAGGAGGATGGCTTCACCGCACTGCACCTGGCAGCTCTCAATGACCACCGTGAGGTGGCCCAGGTCCTAATCCGAGAG GGCCGTTGCGATGTGAACGTGCGCAACCGGAAGCTTCAGTCTCCGCTGCATCTGGCTGTGCAGCAGGCCCACGTGGGGCTGGTTCCGCTGCTGGTGGATGCTGGCTGCAGCGTCAACACTGAGGATGAGGAGGGAGACACAGCCCTGCACGTCGCCCTGCAGCGGCACCAGCTGTTGCCCTTGGTGTCTGACAGGGCTGGGGGGGACCCAGGGCCCTTGCAGCTGCTGTCGAGG CTACAGGCCTCAGGCCTCCCAGGCAGCACAGAGTTGACCGTAGGCGCAGCAGTGGCCTGCTTCTTGGCACTGGAGGGTGCTGACGTGAGCTACGCAAACCACCGTGGCAGGAGCCCACTGGACCTGGCCACGGAAGGCCGAGTGCTCAAGGCTTTGCAGGGCTGTGCCCAGCGCTTCCG GGAGCGACAGGCAGGTGGCGGTGGGGGTGTGCCCCCGGGCCCCCGGCACGTGCTGAGCACCCCTAACACCGTGACGAACCTGCATGTGTCTGGCACGGCAGGGCCAGAAGCTGCCGAGTGCTTGGTGTGCTCGGAGCTGGCACTGCTGGTTCTGTTCTCGCCGTGTCAGCATCGCACCGTGTGTGAGG AGTGCGCTCGGAGGATGAAGAAGTGCATCAGGTGCCAGGTGGCCATCAGCAAGAAGCTGCGCTCAG atggctcagaggtggtAAACACCATTCAGGTACCCGGTCCTCCTCGGCAGCTGGTGGAGGAGCTCCAGAGCCGCTACCGGCAGATGGAGGAGCGCATCACCTGCCCCATCTGCATCGACAGCCACATCCGCCTAGTGTTCCAGTGCGGCCACGGGGCATGCGCGCCCTGTGGCGCCGCGCTCACCGCCTGCCCCATCTGCCGCCAGCCCATCCGCGACCGCATTCAGATCTTCGTGTGA
- the Mib2 gene encoding E3 ubiquitin-protein ligase MIB2 isoform X1 → MDLDPHAGVQVGMRVVRGTDWKWGQQDGGEGGVGTVVELGRHGSPSTPDRTVVVQWDQGTRTNYRAGYQGAHDLLLYDNAQIGIRHPNIICDCCKKHGLRGMRWKCRVCFDYDLCTQCYMHNKHDLTHAFERYETSHSRPVSLSPRQGLPRIPLRGIFQGAKVVRGPDWEWGSQDGGEGKTGRVVDIRGWDVETGRSVASVTWADGTTNVYRVGHKGKVDLKCVGEAAGGFYYKEHLPKLGKPAELQRRVSVDGQPFQRGDKVKCLLDTDVLRDMQEGHGGWNPRMAEFIGQMGTVHRITDRGDVRVQFNHETRWTFHPGALTKHNSFWVGDVVRVIDDLDTVKRLQAGHGEWTDDMAPALGRVGKVLKVFGDGNLRVAVGGQRWTFSPSCLVAYRPEEDTNLDVAERARENRSAASASVAGGRKGSPWPALTSTLPPGSLSVALDKLRTQKSDPEHPGRLVVEAALGNVARALDLLRRHPEQVDTKNQGRTALQVAAYLGQVELVQLLLQARASVDLLDDEGNTALHYAALGNQPEATRVLLSAGCGVDARNGTRSTALHVAVQRGFLEVVKTLCERGCDVNLPDAHADTPLHSAISAGAGASSIVEVLTEVPGIDVTATNSQGFTLLHHASLKGHVLAVRKILARARQLVDAKKEDGFTALHLAALNDHREVAQVLIREGRCDVNVRNRKLQSPLHLAVQQAHVGLVPLLVDAGCSVNTEDEEGDTALHVALQRHQLLPLVSDRAGGDPGPLQLLSRLQASGLPGSTELTVGAAVACFLALEGADVSYANHRGRSPLDLATEGRVLKALQGCAQRFRERQAGGGGGVPPGPRHVLSTPNTVTNLHVSGTAGPEAAECLVCSELALLVLFSPCQHRTVCEECARRMKKCIRCQVAISKKLRSDGSEVVNTIQVPGPPRQLVEELQSRYRQMEERITCPICIDSHIRLVFQCGHGACAPCGAALTACPICRQPIRDRIQIFV, encoded by the exons ATGGACCTGGACCCCCACGCAGGTGTGCAGGTGGGCATGCGTGTGGTACGCGGAACAGACTGGAAGTGGGGCCAGCAGGACGGCGGTGAGGGCGGTGTGGGCACCGTGGTGGAGCTTGGCCGCCATGGCAGCCCCTCCACCCCCGACCGTACAGTTGTTGTCCAGTGGGACCAGGGCACACGTACCAACTATCGAGCCGGCTACCAAGGTGCCCACGACCTGCTGCTATACGACAACGCCCAGATCG GTATCCGTCACCCCAACATCATCTGTGACTGCTGCAAGAAACACGGGCTTCGCGGCATGCGTTGGAAGTGCCGCGTCTGCTTTGACTATGACCTTTGTACGCAGTGCTACATGCACAACAAACACGACCTCACCCACGCCTTCGAGCGCTACGAGACATCCCACTCACGCCC GGTCTCACTGAGTCCCCGACAGGGACTCCCTCGAATCCCACTGAGGGGCATCTTTCAGGGAGCAAAAGTGGTCCGAGGCCCTGACTGGGAATGGGGCTCCCAAGATG GTGGGGAAGGGAAGACAGGCCGCGTGGTGGACATCCGTGgctgggatgtggagacaggccGAAGTGTGGCCAGCGTGACGTGGGCAGATGGAACCACCAACGTGTACCGCGTGGGCCACAAGGGCAAGGTGGACCTCAAGTGTGTTGGGGAGGCGGCCGGCGGCTTTTACTACAAGGAGCACCTCCCGAAGCTCG GCAAACCAGCAGAGCTTCAGCGCAGGGTGAGTGTCGATGGCCAGCCCTTCCAGCGTGGGGACAAGGTCAAGTGTCTGCTGGACACAGACGTCCTAAGGGACATGCAAGAAGGCCACGGTGGCTGGAACCCTAGGATGGCGGAG TTTATCGGACAGATGGGCACCGTGCACCGCATCACAGACCGTGGGGACGTGCGCGTGCAGTTCAACCACGAGACCCGCTGGACCTTCCACCCTGGGGCTCTCACCAAG CACAACAGCTTCTGGGTGGGTGATGTGGTCCGGGTCATCGATGACCTTGACACTGTGAAGCGACTCCAGGCTGGACATGGCGAATGGACGGATGACATGGCTCCC GCCCTGGGCCGCGTGGGGAAAGTGCTGAAGGTGTTTGGAGACGGAAACTTGCGTGTGGCAGTCGGCGGTCAACGGTGGACCTTTAGCCCCTCCTGCCTAGTGGCCTACCGGCCCGAGGAAGACACCAACTTGGACGTGGCTGAGCGTGCCAGAGAGAACAGAAGTGCGGCATCAGCCTCAGTGGCCGGTGGGAGGAAGGGCAGCCCCTGGCCGGCACTTACCTCAACCCTGCCCCCAGGCTCACTGAGTGTGGCCCTGGACAAGCTCCGGACCCAGAAGAGTGACCCAGAGCATCCAGGGAGGCTGGTAGTAGAGGCTGCACTGGGAAATGTAGCCCGGGCTCTGGATCTACTGCGAAGGCACCCGGAGCAG GTGGACACCAAGAACCAGGGCAGGACCGCCCTACAGGTGGCTGCTTACCTGGGCCAGGTAGAGCTGGTGCAGCTGCTGCTGCAGGCAAGGGCAAGTGTGGACCTCCTGGACGATGAGGGCAACACTGCGCTCCACTACGCAGCTCTGGG GAACCAGCCTGAGGCCACAAGAGTGCTCCTGAGTGCAGGATGTGGGGTTGATGCTCGAAATGGCACACGCAGCACAGCCCTGCATGTGGCTGTGCAGAGGGGCTTCCTAGAGGTGGTAAAGACCTTGTGTGAGCGTGGTTGTGATGTCAACTTGCCG GATGCCCACGCGGACACGCCCCTGCATTCTGCCATCTCTGCAGGTGCCGGTGCCAGCAGCATTGTTGAAGTCCTCACCGAGGTGCCTGGTATCGATGTCACTGCTACCAATAGCCAGGGCTTTACATTGCTGCACCATGCGTCCCTCAAGGGCCATGTGCT GGCAGTCAGAAAGATTCTGGCACGGGCACGGCAGCTGGTGGATGCCAAGAAGGAGGATGGCTTCACCGCACTGCACCTGGCAGCTCTCAATGACCACCGTGAGGTGGCCCAGGTCCTAATCCGAGAG GGCCGTTGCGATGTGAACGTGCGCAACCGGAAGCTTCAGTCTCCGCTGCATCTGGCTGTGCAGCAGGCCCACGTGGGGCTGGTTCCGCTGCTGGTGGATGCTGGCTGCAGCGTCAACACTGAGGATGAGGAGGGAGACACAGCCCTGCACGTCGCCCTGCAGCGGCACCAGCTGTTGCCCTTGGTGTCTGACAGGGCTGGGGGGGACCCAGGGCCCTTGCAGCTGCTGTCGAGG CTACAGGCCTCAGGCCTCCCAGGCAGCACAGAGTTGACCGTAGGCGCAGCAGTGGCCTGCTTCTTGGCACTGGAGGGTGCTGACGTGAGCTACGCAAACCACCGTGGCAGGAGCCCACTGGACCTGGCCACGGAAGGCCGAGTGCTCAAGGCTTTGCAGGGCTGTGCCCAGCGCTTCCG GGAGCGACAGGCAGGTGGCGGTGGGGGTGTGCCCCCGGGCCCCCGGCACGTGCTGAGCACCCCTAACACCGTGACGAACCTGCATGTGTCTGGCACGGCAGGGCCAGAAGCTGCCGAGTGCTTGGTGTGCTCGGAGCTGGCACTGCTGGTTCTGTTCTCGCCGTGTCAGCATCGCACCGTGTGTGAGG AGTGCGCTCGGAGGATGAAGAAGTGCATCAGGTGCCAGGTGGCCATCAGCAAGAAGCTGCGCTCAG atggctcagaggtggtAAACACCATTCAGGTACCCGGTCCTCCTCGGCAGCTGGTGGAGGAGCTCCAGAGCCGCTACCGGCAGATGGAGGAGCGCATCACCTGCCCCATCTGCATCGACAGCCACATCCGCCTAGTGTTCCAGTGCGGCCACGGGGCATGCGCGCCCTGTGGCGCCGCGCTCACCGCCTGCCCCATCTGCCGCCAGCCCATCCGCGACCGCATTCAGATCTTCGTGTGA